In Brassica rapa cultivar Chiifu-401-42 chromosome A06, CAAS_Brap_v3.01, whole genome shotgun sequence, a single window of DNA contains:
- the LOC103875175 gene encoding protein KINESIN LIGHT CHAIN-RELATED 2 has protein sequence MEIGESHDRGKDDSAAVQASPRSPLSSIDLAMDGAMNASIEQLYHNVCEMESSDDQSPSRASFISYGAESRIDLELRHLVGGDVGERKKDVVLEKKEESNKESKNREGSLSHKKPEKLAKTSPNSKIPGSRISSRKSPDLRKVSVDEESPELGPLLLKQAREMVSSGENLNKALDLALRAVKAFEKRAEGETQQGLNLVMSLHILAAIYAGLGKYNEAVPVLERSIEIPMIEDGEDHSLAKFAGCMQLGDMYGLMGQVENSLLLYTAGLEIQRQVLGETDPRVGETCRYLAEAHVQAMQFEEASRLCQMALDIHKENGSTATASIEEAADRKLMGLICDAKGDYEVALEHYVLASMAMSSQNHREDVASIDCSIGDAYMSLARFDESIFAYQKALAVFKQSKGESHSSVASVYVRLADLYNKIGKLRDSKSYCENALRIYLKPSPGTPMEEVATGFVEISAIYQSMNELDQALKLLRRALKIYVNAPGQQNTVAGIEAQMGVISYMMGNYPESYNIFKSAVSKFRNSGEKKTAMFGIALNQMGLACVQRYAINEAADLFEEAKGILENEYGPYHPDTLAVYSNLAGTYDAMGRLEDAIEILEYVVGTREEKLGTANPEVEDEKQRLAALLKEAGRGRIKRNRALLTLLDKNPEIEPNCGQRPVY, from the exons ATGGAGATAGGAGAGAGCCATGACAGGGGTAAAGACGACTCTGCCGCCGTTCAGGCCTCGCCGAGGAGTCCTTTAAGCTCCATAGATCTCGCCATGGACGGCGCCATGAACGCTTCCATCGAGCAGCTTTATCACAACGTCTGCGAGATGGAGAGCTCCGATGACCAATCCCCTTCGAGGGCGAGTTTCATTTCATACGGAGCTGAGTCAAGAATCGATCTGGAGCTGAGGCATCTCGTGGGAGGAGATGTcggagagagaaaaaaagacgTTGTCTTGGAGAAGAAGGAAGAAAGCAACAAGGAAAGTAAAAACAGAGAAGGTAGCTTGAGCCACAAGAAACCAGAGAAACTTGCGAAAACAAGCCCTAATTCGAAAATCCCTGGTTCGAGAATCTCTTCGAGGAAATCTCCAGATCTCAGGAAGGTGTCTGTAGATGAAGAGAGTCCTGAGCTAGGACCGTTGTTATTAAAGCAAGCGAGAGAGATGGTTTCATCAGGCGAGAACCTAAACAAAGCTCTAGATTTAGCGTTACGTGCGGTGAAAGCTTTCGAGAAACGCGCAGAAGGAGAGACGCAACAAGGGTTGAATCTAGTCATGTCTCTACATATCTTGGCAGCTATCTACGCCGGTTTAGGTAAATACAACGAAGCGGTTCCTGTTCTCGAACGGTCCATCGAGATACCGATGATAGAAGACGGAGAGGACCACTCCTTAGCTAAATTCGCAGGGTGCATGCAGCTCGGCGACATGTACGGCCTAATGGGCCAAGTCGAAAACTCTCTTCTCCTCTACACAGCGGGTTTGGAGATACAAAGACAAGTTCTCGGAGAAACAGACCCACGAGTGGGCGAAACTTGTCGGTACCTAGCAGAAGCACACGTCCAAGCGATGCAGTTCGAAGAAGCCTCAAGGCTTTGCCAAATGGCTTTAGACATACACAAAGAGAACGGCTCCACAGCTACAGCTTCCATCGAAGAAGCCGCGGATAGAAAACTAATGGGCCTCATCTGCGACGCCAAAGGTGACTACGAGGTTGCCCTCGAGCATTACGTTCTAGCCAGCATGGCTATGTCCTCACAGAACCATAGAGAAGACGTTGCGTCTATAGATTGTAGCATCGGGGACGCCTACATGTCTCTAGCTAGGTTTGACGAGTCGATATTCGCGTACCAGAAGGCTTTGGCTGTGTTTAAACAGTCCAAAGGTGAGAGCCATTCCTCCGTTGCTTCGGTTTACGTCAGGCTTGCTGATCTATACAACAAGATAGGGAAGCTGCGAGATTCGAAGTCCTACTGCGAAAACGCGCTTAGGATATACCTAAAGCCGTCTCCGGGGACTCCCATGGAAGAGGTTGCGACGGGTTTTGTAGAGATCTCCGCGATTTATCAGTCGATGAACGAGCTTGACCAGGCGCTTAAGCTGCTGAGACGCGCGTTGAAGATATATGTGAATGCTCCGGGTCAGCAGAACACGGTTGCTGGTATTGAGGCTCAGATGGGTGTGATCTCTTACATGATGGGGAACTATCCGGAGTCTTACAACATCTTCAAGAGCGCGGTTTCGAAGTTTCGAAACAGCGGAGAGAAGAAGACGGCTATGTTTGGGATTGCTTTGAACCAAATGGGGCTTGCGTGCGTCCAACGTTACGCGATCAACGAAGCTGCGGATTTGTTTGAAGAGGCGAAAGGCATTCTTGAGAATGAGTATGGGCCGTACCATCCCGACACGTTGGCGGTTTACAGTAACCTTGCCGGAACATACGACGCAATGGGCAG GTTAGAGGATGCTATAGAGATACTGGAATATGTTGTTGGGACAAGAGAGGAGAAGCTTGGGACGGCGAATCCGGAGGTTGAGGACGAGAAGCAGAGGCTAGCTGCGTTGTTGAAAGAAGCTGGAAGAGGAAGGATCAAAAGAAACAGAGCACTTCTTACACTTTTGGACAAGAACCCTGAGATTGAACCGAATTGTGGGCAGAGACCGGTTTATTGA